One Brachyspira pilosicoli P43/6/78 genomic window carries:
- a CDS encoding MATE family efflux transporter, which yields MYLNNKVLKENSSKKIFINYAIPSMLGMLTESSAVFIDGLFVANFISSEAFSAIGIVWPITALSFALYVMLTLGSIAIAGKCIGENNMRRASLIFTQTLIMVLTLTTPILILIYIFRETLLPLFGAHGDIYNFSLEYINGVIVAVFFWGMAYVFSQFIRLNGSPKFASLMFIISSLFNIILDALFIVVLKLGISGAAWATAFSYIISFIIGISYFFNTKCKIKIIKVYGGWSNIFKAILNGFSEFLSNISSGIIPWLFNITAYKILGNNGILIYSAANYIITFFIMIASDIGEILSSLISVSYGAKNKNKMKDFLRMGIIFVSSISILASIVLLINPSILVNVLLKNIDSKTNEDAIFFVRASIPIFICVGINIIMSAYYTSIQKAGASALIAALRTLILPVLLVLTLPNILGFLGLVLVLPISEIITLIVSIALYKNRSIDILIRA from the coding sequence ATGTATCTTAATAATAAAGTTTTAAAAGAAAACTCTAGTAAAAAAATATTTATAAACTATGCAATTCCAAGTATGCTCGGAATGCTTACAGAAAGCTCAGCAGTCTTTATAGATGGATTATTTGTAGCGAATTTTATATCATCAGAAGCATTTTCTGCAATAGGTATTGTTTGGCCTATTACAGCTTTATCATTTGCATTATATGTTATGCTTACATTAGGCTCTATTGCAATAGCAGGAAAGTGCATTGGTGAAAATAATATGAGACGTGCAAGTTTAATATTTACCCAAACTTTGATAATGGTTTTAACTTTAACTACTCCTATATTAATATTAATTTATATATTCAGAGAAACATTACTTCCATTATTTGGAGCACATGGAGATATATATAATTTTTCATTAGAGTATATTAATGGTGTTATTGTAGCAGTATTTTTCTGGGGAATGGCTTATGTGTTTAGTCAATTTATAAGGCTTAACGGTTCTCCAAAGTTTGCATCATTAATGTTTATCATTTCATCTTTATTCAATATAATATTAGATGCATTGTTTATTGTAGTATTAAAATTGGGTATTTCTGGTGCTGCTTGGGCTACAGCTTTTTCGTATATTATTTCATTTATTATAGGGATATCATATTTTTTTAATACTAAATGCAAAATAAAAATTATTAAAGTATATGGAGGTTGGAGTAATATATTTAAAGCTATATTAAATGGATTTTCAGAGTTTTTAAGTAATATTTCTTCTGGTATAATACCTTGGCTATTTAATATAACAGCATACAAAATATTAGGAAATAACGGAATACTTATTTATTCTGCTGCAAATTATATAATTACATTTTTTATAATGATAGCAAGCGATATAGGAGAGATTTTATCATCTTTAATAAGTGTTTCTTATGGAGCTAAAAACAAAAATAAAATGAAAGATTTTCTAAGAATGGGAATAATATTTGTTTCATCAATATCAATATTAGCTTCTATAGTATTACTTATAAATCCAAGTATATTAGTTAATGTTCTGTTAAAAAACATTGATTCAAAAACAAATGAAGATGCTATATTTTTTGTAAGGGCATCTATACCTATATTTATATGTGTTGGTATAAATATAATAATGAGTGCCTATTATACTTCAATTCAAAAAGCTGGAGCATCTGCTTTGATTGCAGCCTTAAGAACTTTAATTTTACCTGTTTTA